Below is a genomic region from Frondihabitans peucedani.
GGGGGTCCGTGGCCGCTCGTCTGTCGCGGGCCGCTCCTCGCCCGACGGCGCGAGGTAGGTTGAGCACCATGACAAGCAGAAGCGGTCGTCTCGCCGCCCTCCTCATCGGCGTGATCGTCGTCATCATCGGCGCCGTCTTCGCGGGGCAGGGCCTGAACCTCATCCCCGGGAGCTCCATGACCGGTGAGCGGATGTGGTTCTACATCGGCGGCGTGATGGTGATCGTCGGGCTGATCCTGGTGTGGCTCGGCGTCCGTCGGGTGCCCGGCGGTCGGAGCTAGCCCTCGTCGGCGTCGTCCTGACGGGGCGCCGGGCCTCGAGGCACGCATTCCGGCCGCAGGCACGCGTTGTGCTGCGTGACTCGGGCCGGAATGCGTGTCGGCTCCGCCGGGACGGTTGCCTCAGACGGCGATGCGACCGCCGTCGACCGGCAGGATCGCGCCATGCACGAAGCTGGCCGAGTCGGTCGCGAGGAAGACGATCGCATCGGCGATCTCGTCGGCTGTCCCCGGGCGTCCGGCCGGCCCACCGGCAGCGAGAGCGTCGAGACTGTCGCCCATGGCCGCTGTGCCCTCGGTGCGCGTCGGGCCGGGGCTCACAGCGTTGACGCGGACGCCCGACGGCCCGAATTCCGCGGCCCACGACTTCGTCAGCAGGACGAGCGCAGCCTTGCTGGACCCGTAGAGGCCCATGCCCGCCGCGCCGAACTCGGCGACCATCGTCGTGACGTTGACGATGGCTCCATGTCCGCGGTCTGCCATCGCGGGTGCGAGCGCGGCGACGAGGAAGTACGGCGCTTTGACATTGATCGCGTAGACCTCGTCGAACGACTCCTCGGTCGTCTCGGCCGTCGGGCCGAAGGGGAAGACGCCGGCGCTGGTGACCAGGATGTCGACGTGGCCGTCTCCGAGACGCGTCGCCTCCTCTGCCACCTGCTTCGCCCCCCGCTCGTCACGCAGGTCGGCTCGCACGAAGTCGGCTCGCCCGCCGTCGGCGACGATGGCGTCGACAGCGGCCCTCCCCCGGTCCTCGTCCCGTCCGGTGATGATCACGTGGATGCCCCGTGCAGCCAGCTTTGCCGCGGTCGCGCGGCCGATGCCGCTGGTTCCCCCCGTCACGAGGGCTGTCTGGGGTGTGCCTGCGATGTCGTTCATGAGAGTCCTTATCTGAACCGATCTGTTCGATTACTTTCGTAACTATACAGATCGGTTTACTATTGTCAAACCATGTCGTCCGCAGTCGCTCCGTCCGCCTCACCTGCTGTCCCGTCTCGCCCGCGCCGCCGGCCGGCGCTCGAACGGGCCGTCCGCACGGCGAACCGTCTGTTCTACGAGGAGGGCATACAGGCCGTCGGAGTGGATCGCATCGCGGCCGAGGCTGACATCTCGAAGGCGACCCTCTACTCGCACTTCCGGACGAAGGACGACCTGGTCGTGAACTACCTCCGCGACAGGAGCACCGAGTGGCAGGCGTTCGTGCGCGACGAGCTCCCGAAGCGCACCGACGATCCGGCCGAGCGCATCCTGGCCGTGTTCGATCTGCTCGGCGACTGGTTCGTCACACCGGGTTATCGCGGGTGCCCCTTCGTCAATGCCGAGGCCGAGTACGGTTCCGAGCATCCCGCTCATGTCGTGACCCTCGAGCACCGCGCATGGGTGCGCGCCCTCTTCGTCGATCTCCTGCGCGAGCTCGACGGCTCGTGCGAGCAGTCGGTGATCGACTTCCTCGCCCTGCAGATCGGGCTGCTCTACGACGGGTCGATGGTCAGCGCTCAAGCCGATCCGACGCGGCCCTGGGCCAGGGCTGCGCGAGCAGCCGCGGCTGCAGTGCTGTCGTCCCGTTCGGACTCGTAGCCGGGCCTCGAGACACGCATCCCGGCCGCAGGCACGCGTTGTGCTGCGTGACTCGGGCCGGAATGCGTGTCACGACGCGGGCCGCCGACGCCGGAACCCGCCTCAGGCGAGCCCGAACGCGAACTGCAGCCCCAGGCTCGCCAGCGACACGACGATCCAGAGCGCGCCGCCCAGGATCAGCGGTCGCGGCCCGGCCTTCCGGAAGCCCGCGAGATCGGTCGACAGGCCGATCGCACCGAGGGCGACCGTGATCAGGAACACCGACACCGCGCTCAGCGGCACGTGGGTGGCGGTCGGGATCAGCCCGATCGAGTTGGCGGCCGCGACGACGACGAAGCCGATCAGGAACCACGGAACGAGCCGGAAGACGTTCACCCGGCTGCGGGCGGGCGCAGGATCTGCACCCGCCTCGGCCGCCGCGATCCTGCGCCCCGCCCAGGCCGACAGCACGAGCGCGATCGGGATGATCATGAGGGTCCGCACGAGCTTCACGACGACGGCGAACTGCGTCGCCGCGGGCCCGTACGTGGTGGCGGTGGCGACGACCGACGACATGTCGTTGACGGCGGTGCCGGCGAACAGCCCGAAGGCGTGCTGGCTCATGCCCAGGGCGTGGCCGACGACCGGGAACAGCAGGACGGCCGTCACATTGAACAGGAAGATCGTCGAGATCGCGTAGGCGACGTCGATGCTGACGGCGCCGATGACCGGTGTCACGGCGGCGATCGCGGAGGCACCGCAGATGCCGGTGCCCACGCCGATCAGGGTGCGCAGGTCGCCGACGATGCCGAGCGCCCGGCCGATCAGGTAGGCGGCGACGAGGCAGATCACGAGCGTCCCGAGCATCACGGGGAGCGACTCCACGCCGACGCGCGCGATCTGCGCAAGCGAGAGCTGCGATCCGAGCACGACCACCGACAGCTGGAGCACGAACCGACTGGCTGTCTTGATGCCGGGCGTGAACCGGGCCGACGGCCGACGGAGGGTCGCCAGGATCAGGCCGATCACGATCGCGGTCACCGGAGCTCCGATGAGCGGCACGAACCGGCCGACGATCGTCGCGACGACGGCGATGCCGACGGCCAGGGCGAGCCCGGGCACCCGGTCGAGCACGGAGGGCCCGGAGTCGGAGGGCCCGGAGTCGGCGCGCCCGGAGTCGGCGGCGGGAGCGTTCGGCGGAGGAGGAGAGGTCACGAGACCATGGTGGCCCTGATCGCGAGGCCGCGACGACGCGGCGGTGAGGTACGTCCGTAGCGAGGCTGACCCTCCCGCGCTACAGACGCCCTGATCCACCGCCCGCCGGATATCGGAAGATGCGAGCTCGAGGCTGCGATCTGGGTCAGCATCGTGGCGTCACGGTGATCCTACGTCGCGCTCGCACGCCGAACAAGCTGTCCGGCCTGTTTTGCACCACGTGAACGAATCCAGGCCCAGACATGGAGCAATCCTTCGGCGTGTCAAAACAAGGAGGTGAGCCTGTTTGCGGTCAGATGAGCCTCAGCGCGCTGGGCGCGGGGAGACGGAGTGGCGAACATGCTTCGAGAACAGTCTGTGGCGGCACCCCTGTCGTTCGAGCGGCTCGTGTCGGGTCGGCTGGTGCATCGACGGCAGCTGAGCGACGTGCTCGTGACCGACGCGAGGCCCCTCGGCGGCGACCGCTTCGAGAGCGCGGTGCAGTGGCCCCGGAACCACGTGCTCCTCGGCCGCTCGGGCCGGGTCGACTCCGCCCTCGTCGCCGAGACCGTGCGGCAGGTCACGACCTACATCGCCCACACGCTCTACGACGTCCCCCTGGGCAACCAGTTCCTGATGTCCAGGCTCCGCACCCGCGTGATCCTGCCCCCGCCGTCGGCGCTCGCCGGCTCCGACCTCGTCGTGGAGGTGCTCTTCACCGACGTGCGGCGGGGCGCCTCGGGCCCGACGGCGTTCGTGTCGCATCTCCGGATCACGCAGGACGGTCGGGAGATCGCGAGCGGCGAGGGCTTCGCGAGGGTCGTCACCCCCGAGGCGTACCGCCGCGTGCGGGCCGGGATCGCGCAGGACGACGGCCCGCCGATCCGGCGGCACCCGGTCGAGGCCGTCTCCCCGGCGGTCGCGGGCGTGGCGCACTCGGGACTGGTCGTGATCGGCCGGTCCGCTCCCCCGGCCGGGTTCGCGCTGCTCGTCGATCCGCTGAGCCCGGCCTTCTTCGACCACGATCTCGATCACGTCCCCGGGATGCTCGTCGTCGAGGGCCTGCGGCAGACGGCCCGCGCCGTGCTCGGCGATCCTGCTGTCGACTTCGCGACCCTCGATCTCTCGTTCGACCGGATGATCGAGCTCTCCGACGACCCCGAGATCCGGGTCACGGGCCTCGGCGACTCGCCGGCGCTGCCGGCCACCGCAGAGATCGTGCGCGAGGGCGTCGTCCTCGCTCACGGGTCGTTCGTCGTGACGTGACCGGGTCAGCGCTTGATGAGCTCCAGGTGCCGGCGGTTCGCGTCGATCCTGTCGGGCCGGACGAGCCCCGGGATCAGCAGCTCCCACATGTCGCGGACCCGCTCGAACAGGTCGGCCCTGCCGTGCAGGGTGTCGGAGACCAGCTGCACGCCCGTGTAGGCGGGGATGATGAACTTCGCGACGCGCTCGGGATCGACGGTCTCGAGGAAGTCGCCCTCGTCTCTCGCCATGCTCGTGAGGTTCTCGAACGTCCGCATCCAGTCCTCGTACGGGTCGGTGGCCGACAGGATCGACGCGGAGCCGTCGGTCGTGAGGCGGATGCCCGCGCTGACGACGACCTCGGAGACGAGCTGGTGGGCCAGGCCGTCGCACATCCGGATCATGCCCTCGAACGCGGAGCCGGCGGCCGACAGCGCCTGCTCGGCGTACTGCCGGGAGATCCGGTGCTGCTCGGCGATCACCGCGTTGGCGAGGTCGTCCTTCGACCGGAAGTGGAAGTACAGGGCTCCCCGGGTCACCCCCGCCTCGTCGGCGATGAGGTCGAGCGAGGCGCTGACGAACCCCTTCACGTTGAAGACGGCTGCGGCGCCGACGATGATCGACGCGCGGGTCGCGTGGGCTCGTTCCTGCTGAGGCACAGGTCGCCTTTCTCGCTTGTCTCGTCACGGGCGGCACCCTGGGAAGGATCCGGGCGTGTGGGCCTCGGCGGCGCGGGGGGTCGTCGCCGCCGGACCTCGACAGATAGGGCCCACTTTACCCAGACGGTCTCGGCCTCCCCCGACACCCTCGCGCAGGACGGACTCTGCGAGTGACCCGGCTGGTCGTCGTCGGATCGACCGGGTTCATCGGCAGCCGGGTCGTCGAGGCGGCCCGTCTCGGCGGGCTCGACGTCGTCGGGGTGTCGCGGAGCGCCCCCGACCGGCCGCCCGTCTCCCGCCCGGTCGACCTCTCCGACACGGCGACGCTCCGGGACGTCTTCGCGGGTGCCGACGCGGTCGTCCTGTCGGCGGCGTATGTCGGGACCGACGAGCAGGAGGCTCGGCGCACCAACGCGGACGGCGTCCGGTCGGCCGTGACCGCGGCCCTGCACGCCGGGGTGCCGCGGCTCGTCTCCGTGAGCACCGCGTCCGTGGTCGGGCCGGGCCCGCACCGCGATGCGGCCGCGCGCACCGACGGCCTCGCGCCGCAGTCGGCGGCGAGCCGGACCCGGGCCGAGGCGGAGAGCATCGTGCTCGGCGCGGGCGGGGTCGTCCTCCGCCCGAACCTCGTCTACGGAGCCGGCGACCGGTGGGTCGTCCCGGGTCTCGCGCGGCTGATCGCGGCAGGCGACGAGGCAGGCCGCT
It encodes:
- a CDS encoding ScbR family autoregulator-binding transcription factor yields the protein MPQQERAHATRASIIVGAAAVFNVKGFVSASLDLIADEAGVTRGALYFHFRSKDDLANAVIAEQHRISRQYAEQALSAAGSAFEGMIRMCDGLAHQLVSEVVVSAGIRLTTDGSASILSATDPYEDWMRTFENLTSMARDEGDFLETVDPERVAKFIIPAYTGVQLVSDTLHGRADLFERVRDMWELLIPGLVRPDRIDANRRHLELIKR
- a CDS encoding ScbA/BarX family gamma-butyrolactone biosynthesis protein, which gives rise to MAAPLSFERLVSGRLVHRRQLSDVLVTDARPLGGDRFESAVQWPRNHVLLGRSGRVDSALVAETVRQVTTYIAHTLYDVPLGNQFLMSRLRTRVILPPPSALAGSDLVVEVLFTDVRRGASGPTAFVSHLRITQDGREIASGEGFARVVTPEAYRRVRAGIAQDDGPPIRRHPVEAVSPAVAGVAHSGLVVIGRSAPPAGFALLVDPLSPAFFDHDLDHVPGMLVVEGLRQTARAVLGDPAVDFATLDLSFDRMIELSDDPEIRVTGLGDSPALPATAEIVREGVVLAHGSFVVT
- a CDS encoding SDR family oxidoreductase; amino-acid sequence: MNDIAGTPQTALVTGGTSGIGRATAAKLAARGIHVIITGRDEDRGRAAVDAIVADGGRADFVRADLRDERGAKQVAEEATRLGDGHVDILVTSAGVFPFGPTAETTEESFDEVYAINVKAPYFLVAALAPAMADRGHGAIVNVTTMVAEFGAAGMGLYGSSKAALVLLTKSWAAEFGPSGVRVNAVSPGPTRTEGTAAMGDSLDALAAGGPAGRPGTADEIADAIVFLATDSASFVHGAILPVDGGRIAV
- a CDS encoding TetR/AcrR family transcriptional regulator translates to MSSAVAPSASPAVPSRPRRRPALERAVRTANRLFYEEGIQAVGVDRIAAEADISKATLYSHFRTKDDLVVNYLRDRSTEWQAFVRDELPKRTDDPAERILAVFDLLGDWFVTPGYRGCPFVNAEAEYGSEHPAHVVTLEHRAWVRALFVDLLRELDGSCEQSVIDFLALQIGLLYDGSMVSAQADPTRPWARAARAAAAAVLSSRSDS
- a CDS encoding YeiH family protein; translated protein: MTSPPPPNAPAADSGRADSGPSDSGPSVLDRVPGLALAVGIAVVATIVGRFVPLIGAPVTAIVIGLILATLRRPSARFTPGIKTASRFVLQLSVVVLGSQLSLAQIARVGVESLPVMLGTLVICLVAAYLIGRALGIVGDLRTLIGVGTGICGASAIAAVTPVIGAVSIDVAYAISTIFLFNVTAVLLFPVVGHALGMSQHAFGLFAGTAVNDMSSVVATATTYGPAATQFAVVVKLVRTLMIIPIALVLSAWAGRRIAAAEAGADPAPARSRVNVFRLVPWFLIGFVVVAAANSIGLIPTATHVPLSAVSVFLITVALGAIGLSTDLAGFRKAGPRPLILGGALWIVVSLASLGLQFAFGLA
- a CDS encoding NAD(P)-dependent oxidoreductase; the encoded protein is MTRLVVVGSTGFIGSRVVEAARLGGLDVVGVSRSAPDRPPVSRPVDLSDTATLRDVFAGADAVVLSAAYVGTDEQEARRTNADGVRSAVTAALHAGVPRLVSVSTASVVGPGPHRDAAARTDGLAPQSAASRTRAEAESIVLGAGGVVLRPNLVYGAGDRWVVPGLARLIAAGDEAGRSSALVSTIHVRDLARAVVGAAEPWPPGLAGTVRNANAPDPDRMSAVVATLRWVLGLDRVTSDAGAGREGRHGAAGLTPHQRSLILVDNWFESASLWRDLGLPAPRGFSLDAADTEWYRRHLLDRI